From the Clostridiales bacterium FE2011 genome, one window contains:
- the dnaK gene encoding molecular chaperone DnaK, translating into MSRTIGIDLGTTNSCVSFMENGRAVVIPNAEGGRTTPSVVAFTKSGERLVGMTAKRQAVTNASRTFSSVKRDMGSDKRFQVDGKSYTPQEISAMILQKLKADAESYIGEPVTDAVITVPAYFSDAQRQATKDAGLIAGLNVLRIINEPTSAALAYGFDKGMPCRVMVYDLGGGTFDVSILEINSDTIEVLATAGNNHLGGDDFDQCIVGWLLEEFRKEHHVDISKDPMAMQRLAEAAEKAKIELSASTSTVINLPFLAQNASGPMHLECTLTRARFDDLTAHLVAATRGPVQQAMSDADIKASDLSRVLLVGGSTRIPAVQEEVRRLTGKEPARDINPDECVAMGACLQGGVLTGTVNSIVLIDVTPLSLGIETLGDVFAKIIDRNSPLPCQHSQVFTTAANFQTSVEINVLQGEREIASANKSLGKFRLTGIRRALRGIPQIEVTFSIDTNGIVHVTARDLGTNRSQDITISGSGNMSWEEIDRAIRDAQRYAAEDKQRKQSQQTKDAAENLLNQARRARKKLKDEDKTRLDASISALEEALRSSDEYRIKTASEDLDTILRSVGTYASSPEGENDDGAYDA; encoded by the coding sequence ATGTCCCGTACAATCGGTATTGACCTTGGTACCACCAACTCCTGCGTTTCTTTCATGGAGAATGGCCGTGCGGTCGTCATCCCTAATGCTGAGGGTGGCCGTACCACGCCTTCTGTTGTCGCTTTTACCAAGTCTGGTGAGCGTCTTGTCGGTATGACCGCCAAGCGCCAGGCTGTTACGAATGCTTCCCGTACCTTCTCTTCTGTGAAGCGGGATATGGGTTCAGATAAGCGTTTCCAGGTGGACGGTAAAAGCTATACGCCCCAGGAGATCTCAGCTATGATCCTGCAGAAGCTCAAAGCGGATGCTGAAAGCTATATCGGTGAGCCTGTCACCGATGCGGTCATCACTGTCCCTGCCTATTTCTCAGATGCCCAGCGCCAGGCCACTAAGGATGCCGGTCTCATCGCTGGCCTCAACGTCCTGCGTATTATCAATGAGCCCACTTCCGCCGCTCTGGCTTACGGTTTTGATAAGGGTATGCCCTGCCGCGTCATGGTTTATGACCTGGGCGGCGGTACCTTCGACGTCAGTATCCTGGAAATCAACAGCGATACCATTGAAGTGCTTGCCACTGCCGGTAATAACCACCTGGGTGGCGATGACTTTGACCAGTGCATCGTCGGCTGGCTCCTGGAGGAGTTCCGCAAGGAACACCATGTGGATATCTCCAAGGATCCCATGGCTATGCAGCGCCTGGCCGAGGCCGCGGAAAAAGCCAAGATTGAGCTTTCCGCTTCCACCTCTACTGTAATCAATCTGCCCTTCCTGGCGCAGAATGCTTCCGGTCCCATGCATCTGGAGTGCACCCTGACCCGTGCCCGTTTCGATGACCTGACGGCTCACCTGGTTGCCGCTACCCGCGGTCCGGTACAGCAGGCCATGTCGGATGCCGACATCAAGGCTTCTGACCTCAGCCGTGTGCTCCTCGTCGGCGGTTCCACCCGTATTCCTGCCGTGCAGGAAGAGGTTCGCCGCCTCACCGGTAAGGAGCCTGCCCGGGATATCAACCCGGATGAGTGTGTGGCCATGGGTGCCTGTCTCCAGGGCGGCGTGCTGACCGGCACAGTCAACTCCATCGTCCTGATCGACGTCACGCCCCTTTCCCTGGGTATTGAAACCCTGGGCGACGTCTTCGCCAAGATCATTGACCGCAATTCTCCTCTGCCCTGCCAGCATTCCCAGGTTTTCACCACGGCCGCCAATTTCCAGACCAGCGTGGAAATCAATGTGCTTCAGGGTGAACGCGAAATTGCTTCCGCCAATAAGTCCCTGGGTAAGTTCCGCCTCACCGGTATCCGCCGTGCCCTTCGCGGAATACCGCAGATTGAGGTCACCTTCTCTATCGACACCAACGGTATCGTCCATGTCACTGCCCGTGACCTGGGCACCAACCGCAGCCAGGATATCACCATCTCCGGTTCCGGCAACATGAGCTGGGAAGAAATCGACCGCGCCATCCGGGATGCCCAGCGCTACGCCGCTGAGGATAAACAGCGTAAGCAGTCCCAGCAGACCAAGGATGCCGCTGAGAACCTGCTGAATCAGGCCCGCCGCGCCCGCAAGAAGCTGAAGGACGAGGATAAGACCCGCCTGGATGCTTCCATCTCCGCTCTGGAGGAAGCGCTCCGCAGTTCTGATGAATACCGGATCAAGACTGCATCCGAGGATCTGGACACCATTCTCCGGTCTGTCGGCACCTATGCCTCTTCTCCTGAAGGAGAGAATGACGATGGTGCCTATGATGCCTGA